From the genome of Paucidesulfovibrio gracilis DSM 16080:
CGGGCCGCCATGGTCCGGCCAAAGGCCCAGGCCGCACCCAACCCGCGCTGCGTGCCGCGCTTGTCAAAGCCCGTTACCGAGGTGATGCCGGGCTGGGCCGTAAACAACTCCTGCACTCCCGCACGCACCACAAAATGCAGCTCCGCTTCAGGAAACGCCTCGTGCAAGGCCTGCAGCAGCGGCAGAGTGAGCACGGCGTCGCCCAAAAACGCGGTCTGCCAGACGCCTATTCGTTGAATTTCTCGCATACCGCGCCATCCTTACCCGCTCCGGACCGGACTGACAACACTTGGGATGAACCATGTCCGCGACCACTTGAAATGCCGCGCCAACCCGACTACAAAACACGGACGGCCTTTTTTCGATGTTGGAAAAGCGGACGCCGAAAAAACGGCGCGCAACGTGACGTGACGGATCATTCGGGGACCAGCGCGCAAGGCAGGGTACCGGATTCGTGGCAGCAATGCCGCCGCAGGCACTTTTCAACGGAGTTTTATTCCAAAAGGCCGCACAGCCAGGAACTCCCAGCAGGGGATGGAGGAATCAAATGAAGTACATCATGTTTGAAGACTTTTCCGGCGACCCCGTACCCGTGATCTTCCCCAAACGTATCGACTTCCTGGAGCTGCGGGAGCAGATTCCCTATCCCACCGTACTTTCCGCCGGCTATGTGCAGCTGCGCGGCGAAACCTTCGCCTGCCACGGCGAGGCCCGGGGGCTTGGCGTGGAAGCCAATCCCAAGGATGGGGAAATCATCGGCCAGCGCTTCACCAATCCCGAAGATTAACCACTCCAGTGTCCCGGCATACCGGCCGGAGAAAAAAAAACGGCCTTCGGCACCCCGTGGGGGGACCACCGAAGGCCGGTCTCTCTCTTTGGGTCAGCCGCCCATGGGCGCGTGCCAGACATTCATGCTTTCAAGACCGCCGGAAATCTGGGTGTTGTTCGGCAGTGTTCCGGCAAACTCGTATCCGGCCCGGGCAAAGGTGATGTTCATGCCGTAGGATGCGGCGCGGGCAATGGTGAACAGCGTCTTGAGGTTCAGGGCGTCGTTGTTCTGCTCCAGATCGCCGTGCATGAACCCGAGCAGATGCGCGGCCAGTCCCTGCCCCCGGAAATCCGGCAGGGTGGCGAAGTCGGTCATTTCCGCACACCCGTTTTCCCCGTCAATTTCTGCGGAGCAGAGCGCGGCGAGGCGGCCGGATTGGAACGCCCCATAATACCGCACATGGCTCTCCATGGTCTCGCGCAGGTACGCTGGATCATGGATGGGAAAAGGATAGGAGTCGAACACGGCGCTGTAGAGAGCGGCCATATCCGGGGTGTGTTGCCGACCGAGCCGGTCCAGTTCCCATCCAGGGGGAAGCGGATTCCGCCCGGAGGTCTGGCTTGCCTTGGCTTTTGCCGTGCGGATCACATCCTTCAGGATTTCCGCATCCGCGGCAACCCGCCGCCAGTCCGCAAAATAGCGGCCCATGAACAAGCCGTCCTCATTGCCGTTGAAAAACCCCGGCACACAGGCCTCCACACGATACTCCGCAGCCTCGAAGTCCTGTTTGGCCGAGGCCGGAACCTTTGCGAAGATCTTGGTATAGCCGTTGTCCTCGGCCAGCCGGTCCAGCCGGCTGATGATGCGCGGGCAATCCTGCGGAGCCAGGTGCATGAGGTAGGCCCGCCCGTTGAGCGGGCCGTGTTGGACCAACGATTCACCCATGCGGGCGATGACATCAGGCTGCATCGTGATCCGTCCGCCGTTCCATACGCTCGTTTTCCGCCGGGGTCAGGCTCTGGGTGTCGTCCCAGTCCGAGAGCAGTTTTTCAATGCCCACGCATTTTTCCTCGGCGTCCTCTTCCTTGAGCTGGAGATTGCAGTCCGTGCAATTGCGGTCGCAATACTGCGGCTCGTAGGATTCCGGCTCGGCGTAGGTGGTGATCACGCCTTCATAGTTGCGCAAAATGGTCTTGTTCGTACCCCAGGAGAGCAGATAGTTGGGCATGACGGGAATTTTTCCGCCGCCGCCGGGCGCGTCCACAACATACGTGGGAACCGCGAATCCGCTGGTATGCCCGCGCAGGCTTTCCATGATCTCCATGCCCTTGGCAATGGGCGTGCGGAAGTGCGTCAGCCCCTCGGAGAGGTCGCACTGATAGATGTAGTAGGGTCGCACGCGGTTTTTGACTAATTTGTGGTTCAACGTCTTGATCAGCCTGGGGCAATCGTTGACCCCGGCCAGCAGCACGCTCTGGTTGCCCAGGGGGATGCCCGCGTCCGCCAGACGGCTCAGGGCCGTGCGGCTGGAAGCGGTCAGTTCCCGGGGATGGTTGAAATGCGTGTTCAACCACAGCGGATGGTGCTGCTTGAGCATGTGGACCAGATCGTCGGTGACGCGATAGGGCAGCACCACGGGCATGCGTGTACCGATGCGCACCACTTCGATGTGCTCGATGCGGCTCAACTCGCCGAGAATCCAGTCCAGACGCTCGTCCGAGAGCATGAAGGGATCCCCGCCCGAGAGCAGGACGTCACGCACCTGGGGCGTGTTGCGGATGTATTCGATGCCTTGCTGCAAGGTCTTTTTGGACGGAACCGAATCCACGTCCCCCACTTTGCGCTTGCGGGTGCAGTGGCGGCAATACATGGAGCAAAGATTGCTGACGTGGAAGAGTACCCGATCCGGGTACCGGTGGGTGATGCCCGGAGCCGGGCTGTCCTCATCCTCGTGCAGGGGATCGGTCATGTCGAACCGGCCGATTTCCAGCTCCTTGGGGGAGGGGAACGCCTGGCGGAACACCGGGTCGTTGGCGTAGTCGTCGGGATCGATGAGCGAGAGGTAGTACGGGGTCACGGACATGGGGAATTTATCCACCGTGCGGGAGAAGGCGCGGCGTTCCAGGTCCGGGAAGCGCACGCCGAGCAGCTTTTCAAAGCTGCTGATGTCGCGCACGGAATGGCGCACATGCCATTTCCAATCCATCCAGCTGGATCGCCAGTCGTCCTTGTCCACCCTGCGGGCCACCTGCCTCTGTTGCGCATTGATACCCTGCATGCATTACTCCTTGTTGGGGTGCGAGCCATGCCGAAACAGGCCAAGTATAGAAAAGGAAGGCGGCATGGCCGTTCGCCCGGACGCGGCGCAGGATTCGCGGGCCGGATCTGCTCCGGCTCGTTGAAGTGCTGCGTGTTTCCCGGTGAAAAGCCAATGGAGGCGCTGACGGGCGAGGGGAATTTCCCGATCGGGAAATCAATGCCCGGCGCAGTCCACGGCTGCGAACTGATACGCGAAGAGTACGGGGAGCGGACGCAGGCCACAAGGGGGGACGCCGGGCAGCTATCGGGTATATCATGCCCCCGAAAGGGGCAAAAACAGAGAATCAGCCGGTTTCAATGCCGTAGAGCCGCAGTTTTCGATACAACGAACTGCGTTCCATGCCCACGGCCTTGGCCAATTGGGAAATGTTGCCCTCATATTCGCGAAGCTTGGCCTCCAGCAACCGGGCCTCGAACTCGGCCTTGGCCTGCTTGAGGTCCACGGGTCCGGCGGGCACCTCCGAGGCTTCGGCCTCGGCATTGCGGCACCCGGCGCAAACAGCGCGGATGTCCGCTTCCCCGCGGATTTCCGGGGGCAGTTCGCCCAGGCCCACGTCCCGCCCGGAATACATAATCAGCATGCGTTCCACGAAATTCTTCAGTTCACGGACATTGCCGGGCCAGGAGTGCCGGGCCAGCGCGTCCATGGCATGCCGGTCAAAGGTCAGGGGCTTGAAGGCGTGTTCGCGGGTGATGGTATCCAGAAAATCGCGGATGAGCAGGGGGATGTCGTCGGCGCGGTCGCGCAGGGGCGGCACCTCCAGAGGAAAGACCTTGAGTCGGTAATAGAGATCCTCGCGGAAGTTGCCTTCCTGAATTTCAGTCATCAGGTCTTTGTTGGTGGCCGCAATGACGCGCACGTCCACGCGGATGGTCTTGCGACCGCCCACGCGCTCAAAGCGCTGCTCCTGGAGGATGCGCAGGATCTTGGC
Proteins encoded in this window:
- the ablB gene encoding putative beta-lysine N-acetyltransferase; the protein is MQPDVIARMGESLVQHGPLNGRAYLMHLAPQDCPRIISRLDRLAEDNGYTKIFAKVPASAKQDFEAAEYRVEACVPGFFNGNEDGLFMGRYFADWRRVAADAEILKDVIRTAKAKASQTSGRNPLPPGWELDRLGRQHTPDMAALYSAVFDSYPFPIHDPAYLRETMESHVRYYGAFQSGRLAALCSAEIDGENGCAEMTDFATLPDFRGQGLAAHLLGFMHGDLEQNNDALNLKTLFTIARAASYGMNITFARAGYEFAGTLPNNTQISGGLESMNVWHAPMGG
- the kamA gene encoding lysine 2,3-aminomutase translates to MQGINAQQRQVARRVDKDDWRSSWMDWKWHVRHSVRDISSFEKLLGVRFPDLERRAFSRTVDKFPMSVTPYYLSLIDPDDYANDPVFRQAFPSPKELEIGRFDMTDPLHEDEDSPAPGITHRYPDRVLFHVSNLCSMYCRHCTRKRKVGDVDSVPSKKTLQQGIEYIRNTPQVRDVLLSGGDPFMLSDERLDWILGELSRIEHIEVVRIGTRMPVVLPYRVTDDLVHMLKQHHPLWLNTHFNHPRELTASSRTALSRLADAGIPLGNQSVLLAGVNDCPRLIKTLNHKLVKNRVRPYYIYQCDLSEGLTHFRTPIAKGMEIMESLRGHTSGFAVPTYVVDAPGGGGKIPVMPNYLLSWGTNKTILRNYEGVITTYAEPESYEPQYCDRNCTDCNLQLKEEDAEEKCVGIEKLLSDWDDTQSLTPAENERMERRTDHDAA